A region from the Variovorax sp. V93 genome encodes:
- the oxc gene encoding oxalyl-CoA decarboxylase: MSSVRTDKEASTTLDDALKPKNRANDGDAVVLALKQPTEEAHDTTIDGFHLVIDALKLNDIDTIFGLPGIPITDLTRMAQAEGLRVISFRHEQHAGNAAAAAGFLTQKPGICLTVSAPGFLNGLTALANATTNCFPMILISGSSEREIVDLQQGDYEEMDQLAIAKPLCKAAFRVLHAEDIGVGIARAIRSAVSGRPGGVYLDLPAKLFAQTMDAAKGRASLIKVIDPAPRQIPAPDAVKRALDLLKGAKKPLILLGKGAAYAQADADIRALVEKTGIPYLPMSMAKGLLPDTHAQSAAAARSYVLQEADVVMLVGARLNWLLSHGKGKTWGQDKGAKQFIQIDIAPTEIDSNVAIAAPVIGDIGSCVAALLAGVDAKWVKPPAEWTGAIAERKDKNLSKMAVTLAARPSPMNFHSALSVIRDQVKARPDAIVVNEGANTLDFARSIVDMYEPRKRLDVGTWGIMGIGMGFAVAAAVVTDKPVIAIEGDSAFGFSGMEVETICRYNLPICIVVFNNNGVYRGTDVNASGTPDVAPTVFVKNARYDKLMEAFGGVGVNATTADELQKALAEAVASRRPTLINAVIDETAGTESGRITSLNPATAKKK, from the coding sequence ATGTCTTCAGTAAGAACGGACAAAGAGGCATCCACCACCCTGGACGACGCCCTCAAGCCCAAGAACAGGGCCAACGACGGCGACGCGGTCGTGCTGGCCCTCAAGCAGCCCACGGAGGAGGCGCACGACACGACGATCGATGGCTTCCACCTGGTCATCGATGCGCTCAAGCTGAACGACATCGACACCATCTTCGGCCTGCCGGGCATTCCCATCACCGACCTCACGCGCATGGCGCAGGCAGAGGGCCTGCGGGTCATCTCGTTCCGCCACGAGCAGCATGCGGGCAACGCCGCCGCCGCGGCCGGCTTCCTCACGCAGAAGCCCGGCATCTGCCTGACGGTGTCGGCGCCCGGCTTCCTGAACGGCCTCACGGCGCTGGCCAATGCCACCACCAACTGCTTCCCGATGATTCTCATCAGCGGCTCGAGCGAGCGCGAGATCGTCGACCTGCAGCAGGGCGACTATGAAGAGATGGACCAGCTCGCAATCGCCAAGCCGCTGTGCAAGGCCGCCTTCCGCGTGCTGCACGCGGAGGACATCGGCGTGGGCATTGCGCGGGCGATCCGCTCGGCCGTGTCGGGCCGCCCCGGCGGCGTGTACCTGGACCTGCCGGCCAAGCTGTTCGCGCAGACCATGGACGCGGCCAAGGGCAGGGCTTCGCTCATCAAGGTCATCGATCCCGCGCCGCGCCAGATCCCCGCACCCGACGCGGTCAAGCGCGCGCTCGACCTGCTCAAGGGCGCCAAGAAGCCGCTGATCCTGCTCGGCAAGGGCGCGGCCTACGCGCAGGCCGATGCCGACATCCGCGCGCTGGTCGAGAAGACCGGCATTCCCTACCTGCCGATGTCGATGGCCAAGGGCCTGCTGCCCGACACGCACGCCCAGTCGGCCGCGGCCGCGCGCTCCTACGTGCTGCAGGAAGCCGACGTGGTGATGCTGGTGGGCGCGCGCCTGAACTGGCTGCTGTCGCACGGCAAGGGCAAGACCTGGGGCCAGGACAAGGGCGCCAAGCAGTTCATCCAGATCGATATCGCGCCGACCGAGATCGACAGCAACGTGGCCATTGCTGCGCCGGTGATCGGCGATATCGGCTCCTGCGTGGCGGCGCTGCTCGCGGGCGTGGATGCCAAGTGGGTCAAGCCGCCGGCCGAATGGACCGGCGCCATTGCCGAGCGCAAGGACAAGAATCTCTCGAAGATGGCCGTGACGCTGGCCGCGCGGCCCTCGCCGATGAACTTCCACAGCGCGCTCAGCGTGATCCGCGACCAGGTGAAGGCGCGGCCCGACGCCATCGTGGTGAACGAAGGCGCCAACACGCTGGACTTCGCGCGCAGCATCGTCGACATGTACGAGCCGCGCAAGCGCCTGGACGTGGGCACCTGGGGAATCATGGGCATCGGCATGGGCTTTGCGGTGGCCGCCGCAGTGGTCACCGACAAGCCGGTGATCGCCATCGAGGGCGACAGCGCCTTCGGCTTCAGCGGCATGGAGGTGGAGACCATCTGCCGCTACAACCTGCCGATCTGCATCGTCGTCTTCAACAACAACGGCGTCTACCGCGGCACCGACGTGAACGCGAGCGGCACACCCGACGTGGCGCCCACCGTGTTCGTGAAGAACGCGCGCTACGACAAGCTGATGGAAGCCTTCGGCGGCGTGGGCGTCAACGCCACCACCGCGGATGAACTGCAGAAGGCGCTGGCCGAAGCCGTGGCTTCCCGCCGCCCCACGCTCATCAACGCCGTGATCGACGAGACCGCCGGCACCGAAAGCGGCCGCATCACCAGCCTCAATCCGGCCACGGCCAAGAAGAAGTAA
- a CDS encoding Crp/Fnr family transcriptional regulator, translating to MTLLENHPEKNIIRAQLRQNILLKDLSESDRAELETHLVIVDGNKGDFLLHQGVREMEQYFILDGILKRVVSNPEGKEMILRFADAHDMETSYAALRLGTPTPYGIVCVTKARVASLPLKEWIAFLDRHPETKELFEYCVMRGMSEIMAHTITLHLLDAPGRVHRFMRKHPELEDRIPSKELASYLNLSAETLSRLRKRGKI from the coding sequence ATGACGCTGTTGGAAAACCACCCGGAGAAAAACATCATTCGCGCGCAGCTCCGGCAGAACATCCTTCTCAAGGACCTGAGCGAGAGCGATCGCGCCGAGCTGGAAACCCATCTCGTCATCGTGGACGGCAACAAGGGCGACTTCCTGCTGCACCAGGGCGTGCGCGAGATGGAGCAGTACTTCATCCTCGACGGCATCCTCAAGCGGGTGGTGAGCAACCCCGAGGGCAAGGAAATGATCCTGCGCTTCGCCGATGCGCACGACATGGAAACCAGCTACGCGGCGCTGCGCCTGGGCACGCCCACGCCCTACGGCATCGTCTGCGTCACCAAGGCCCGGGTGGCCAGCCTGCCGCTGAAGGAGTGGATCGCTTTCCTCGACCGCCACCCCGAGACCAAGGAACTGTTCGAGTACTGCGTGATGCGCGGCATGAGCGAAATCATGGCGCACACCATCACGCTTCACCTGCTCGACGCACCGGGCCGCGTGCACCGCTTCATGCGCAAGCATCCCGAGCTGGAAGACCGCATTCCCAGCAAGGAGCTCGCGTCGTATCTCAATCTCTCCGCGGAAACCCTGAGCCGGCTCCGAAAGCGCGGAAAAATCTAG
- a CDS encoding cytidylate kinase family protein has product MPVIALTQEMGSLAKDVSLRLAETLGLEVMRHETIERVADRMQVPTSFIGRLRDGKAGFVERLTADRRSLALYTAEELFALADRGNVVLRGWGATCLLRPVPHVVCVRITRSMKKRVEWLMAHLETDDAEFAEAEIRRSDDAHAARMHAQFGVTWGDPVLYDLVLNTDRLSVDSCVAQIRALVERPEFAETPASRALLANMALAARVKSALKDNEATGDIRVTVEADQGKVKLSGIVLDAQERALTQDVASRVDGVSSVDNALRLMTVPRRFASAKQT; this is encoded by the coding sequence ATGCCAGTCATTGCACTCACCCAGGAGATGGGTTCCCTTGCCAAGGACGTGTCGCTTCGGCTTGCCGAAACGCTCGGGCTGGAGGTCATGCGCCACGAGACGATCGAGCGCGTGGCCGACCGCATGCAGGTGCCGACCAGCTTCATCGGCCGCCTGCGCGACGGCAAGGCCGGCTTCGTCGAAAGGCTCACCGCCGACCGGCGCAGCCTTGCGCTCTACACGGCCGAGGAGCTTTTTGCGCTGGCCGACCGCGGCAACGTGGTGCTGCGCGGCTGGGGCGCGACCTGCCTGCTGCGGCCGGTGCCGCACGTGGTGTGCGTGCGCATCACGCGCTCGATGAAGAAGCGGGTCGAATGGCTGATGGCGCACCTCGAAACCGACGATGCCGAATTCGCCGAAGCCGAGATCCGTCGCAGCGACGACGCGCACGCGGCGCGCATGCATGCGCAGTTCGGCGTGACCTGGGGCGACCCGGTGCTCTACGACCTGGTGCTCAACACGGACCGCCTCTCGGTGGACAGCTGCGTGGCGCAGATCCGCGCGCTGGTGGAGCGCCCGGAGTTCGCCGAGACACCGGCCTCGCGCGCGCTGCTGGCCAACATGGCGCTTGCGGCGCGGGTGAAGTCGGCACTGAAGGACAACGAGGCGACCGGCGACATCCGCGTGACCGTCGAGGCCGACCAGGGCAAGGTCAAGCTGAGCGGCATCGTGCTCGATGCGCAGGAGCGCGCGCTCACGCAGGATGTGGCTTCCAGGGTCGACGGCGTAAGCAGTGTCGACAACGCGCTGCGCCTGATGACCGTTCCGCGCCGCTTCGCGTCCGCCAAGCAGACCTGA
- a CDS encoding tripartite tricarboxylate transporter permease, which yields MDEISALMQGFSVILTPMNIGLMFVGIILGVLIGVLPGLGGANGVAILLPLTFTMSPTSAIIMLSCIYWGALFGGAITSILFNIPGEPWSVATTFDGYPMAQQGNAGAALTTAFTSSFVGALLAVIMITFLAPLVAKFALKFGSPEFFAVYLLTFCSFVGMGKGSPFKILASMALGFALASVGMDTVTGQLRLTFGQSELMRGFDFLIAVIGLFGIGEILLSMEEGLKFSGKSAKIDPKVVLQTWKQLPQYWVTSLRSSLIGIWMGITPGGATPASFMAYGLAKKMSKRGSKFGTGQMEGVVAPETAAHAAGTSALLPMLALGIPGSPTAAVLLGGLLIWGLQPGPLLFVEQKDFVWGLIASMYLGNIVGLIVVLSTVPLFASILRIPFSIIAPVIIVICAIGAYTVHNAMLDIWFMLGFGVVGYLFKKLDFPLAPLVLALVLGDKAEDSFRQAMLVSQGDVTIMFSNPLVGGITTLALLLLFWPLISKALAFVKPKKPDEFAVERPVD from the coding sequence ATGGATGAAATCAGTGCCCTGATGCAGGGCTTCTCGGTAATCCTCACGCCGATGAACATCGGCCTGATGTTCGTCGGCATCATCCTGGGGGTGCTGATCGGCGTGCTCCCGGGATTGGGCGGCGCCAACGGCGTGGCGATCCTGCTGCCCCTCACGTTCACGATGTCGCCGACCTCGGCGATCATCATGCTGTCGTGCATCTACTGGGGGGCGCTGTTCGGCGGGGCCATCACCTCCATCCTGTTCAACATCCCGGGCGAGCCGTGGTCGGTGGCCACCACCTTCGACGGCTACCCGATGGCGCAGCAGGGCAATGCGGGCGCCGCGCTGACCACGGCCTTCACCTCGTCGTTCGTCGGCGCGCTGCTGGCGGTGATCATGATCACCTTCCTGGCGCCGCTGGTGGCCAAGTTCGCGCTCAAGTTCGGCTCGCCCGAATTCTTTGCGGTATACCTGCTGACCTTCTGCAGCTTCGTGGGCATGGGCAAGGGCTCGCCGTTCAAGATCCTGGCGTCGATGGCGCTCGGCTTCGCGCTGGCCAGCGTGGGCATGGACACGGTCACGGGCCAGCTGCGGCTCACCTTCGGCCAGTCGGAGCTGATGCGCGGCTTCGACTTCCTGATTGCGGTGATCGGCCTGTTCGGCATCGGCGAGATCCTGCTGTCGATGGAAGAGGGCCTGAAGTTCTCGGGCAAGAGCGCGAAGATCGATCCCAAGGTGGTGCTGCAGACCTGGAAGCAGCTGCCGCAGTACTGGGTGACCTCGCTGCGCAGCTCGCTGATCGGCATCTGGATGGGCATCACGCCTGGCGGCGCCACACCGGCTTCGTTCATGGCCTACGGCCTGGCCAAGAAGATGTCCAAGCGCGGCTCCAAGTTCGGCACCGGCCAGATGGAGGGCGTGGTGGCCCCCGAGACCGCGGCGCACGCCGCCGGCACCAGCGCGCTGCTGCCGATGCTGGCACTCGGCATTCCGGGCTCGCCCACCGCCGCGGTGCTGCTGGGCGGCCTGCTGATCTGGGGCCTGCAGCCCGGGCCGCTGCTGTTCGTCGAGCAGAAGGACTTCGTCTGGGGCCTGATCGCCAGCATGTACCTGGGCAACATCGTGGGCCTGATCGTGGTGCTGAGCACGGTGCCGCTGTTCGCTTCGATCCTGCGCATTCCGTTCTCGATCATTGCGCCGGTGATCATCGTGATCTGCGCCATCGGCGCCTACACGGTGCACAACGCGATGCTCGACATCTGGTTCATGCTCGGCTTCGGCGTGGTGGGCTACCTGTTCAAGAAGCTCGACTTTCCGCTGGCGCCGCTGGTGCTGGCGCTGGTGCTCGGCGACAAGGCGGAAGACTCGTTCCGCCAGGCCATGCTGGTCTCGCAGGGCGACGTGACGATCATGTTCTCGAACCCGCTGGTCGGCGGCATCACCACCCTCGCGCTGCTGCTGCTGTTCTGGCCGCTGATCTCCAAGGCGCTGGCGTTCGTCAAGCCCAAGAAGCCTGACGAGTTCGCCGTCGAGCGCCCGGTGGACTGA
- a CDS encoding tripartite tricarboxylate transporter TctB family protein encodes MEHEENSADGPVRTGVATHVVEAVVALVLVAIGLVVIYESQRLGSGWTSDGPGAGYFPFYIGVIITISGAGILYQALLGKHRKTEVFVDSVQLKRVLSVLLPATVYVGAISLLGLYVASAIYIALFMVLLGKYSWVKSAIAALVVNVVFFCMFEVWFKVPLFKGALDPLRFLGY; translated from the coding sequence ATGGAGCACGAAGAGAATTCTGCAGACGGTCCGGTGCGCACCGGCGTAGCGACCCACGTGGTCGAAGCAGTGGTCGCACTGGTCCTGGTGGCCATCGGCCTGGTGGTGATCTACGAGAGCCAGCGGCTGGGCTCGGGCTGGACCAGCGACGGGCCCGGCGCGGGGTACTTCCCCTTCTACATCGGCGTGATCATCACGATCTCGGGCGCCGGCATCCTGTACCAGGCATTGCTGGGCAAGCACAGGAAGACCGAGGTCTTCGTCGACTCGGTGCAGCTCAAGCGCGTGCTGTCGGTGCTGCTGCCGGCCACGGTGTACGTGGGGGCGATCTCGTTGCTCGGCCTGTATGTGGCATCGGCGATCTACATCGCGCTGTTCATGGTGTTGCTGGGCAAGTACTCGTGGGTGAAGAGCGCCATTGCGGCGCTGGTCGTCAATGTGGTGTTCTTCTGCATGTTCGAGGTGTGGTTCAAGGTGCCGCTGTTCAAGGGCGCGCTCGATCCTCTCCGGTTTCTCGGCTACTGA
- a CDS encoding tripartite tricarboxylate transporter substrate-binding protein, whose product MMKNFFSRTRACRAKVFTAAMLALAVAAPASAWEPTKPVEFVIPAGTGGGADQMGRLLQGIVIKYKLMKEPLIVVNKSGGAGAEGFLAVKEAKGDPHKIIISLSNLFTTPMATGVPFNWKDMTPVAMMALDQFVLWTNAEQPYKNASEFIAAAKAAGPNKFKMAGTGSKQEDQIITVALEKATGTKFIYVPFKGGGEVAVQLVGGHVQSTVNNPIEAVAQWRAGKLRALCVFDDQRMPFKAKVTETQSWNDVPTCKEAGVPTKYTMLRGIFMPAGVTPDQLAFYVDLLTKIAATPDWKEYMEKGAFNPTFMTGDAFTKWLTEAEATHRTLMTEAGFLASSK is encoded by the coding sequence ATGATGAAGAACTTCTTTTCGCGCACCCGCGCTTGTCGGGCCAAGGTCTTCACCGCAGCCATGTTGGCGCTCGCGGTCGCTGCGCCAGCCTCCGCATGGGAGCCCACCAAGCCGGTGGAGTTCGTGATCCCGGCGGGCACAGGCGGCGGCGCCGACCAGATGGGCCGGCTGTTGCAGGGCATCGTCATCAAGTACAAGCTGATGAAGGAGCCGCTGATCGTCGTCAACAAGTCGGGCGGCGCGGGGGCCGAGGGCTTTCTTGCCGTGAAGGAAGCCAAGGGCGATCCGCACAAGATCATCATCTCGCTGTCCAACCTGTTCACCACGCCCATGGCCACCGGCGTGCCCTTCAACTGGAAGGACATGACGCCGGTCGCGATGATGGCGCTCGACCAGTTCGTGCTGTGGACCAACGCCGAGCAGCCGTACAAGAACGCCTCGGAGTTCATCGCGGCGGCCAAGGCGGCGGGCCCGAACAAGTTCAAGATGGCCGGCACCGGCTCCAAGCAGGAAGACCAGATCATCACGGTGGCGCTCGAGAAGGCCACCGGCACCAAGTTCATCTACGTGCCGTTCAAGGGCGGCGGCGAGGTGGCGGTGCAGCTGGTGGGTGGCCACGTGCAGTCGACCGTCAACAACCCGATCGAGGCGGTGGCCCAGTGGCGTGCGGGCAAGCTGCGCGCGCTGTGCGTGTTCGACGACCAGCGCATGCCGTTCAAGGCCAAGGTGACGGAGACGCAGTCGTGGAACGATGTCCCCACCTGCAAGGAAGCCGGCGTGCCCACCAAGTACACGATGCTGCGCGGCATCTTCATGCCCGCCGGCGTGACGCCCGACCAGCTCGCCTTCTACGTGGACCTGCTGACCAAGATCGCTGCCACGCCGGACTGGAAGGAATACATGGAGAAGGGCGCCTTCAACCCGACCTTCATGACCGGCGACGCGTTCACCAAATGGCTCACGGAAGCGGAAGCCACGCACCGCACGCTGATGACGGAAGCCGGCTTCCTGGCCAGCAGCAAGTAG